The following coding sequences are from one Thermostaphylospora chromogena window:
- a CDS encoding FhaA domain-containing protein, protein MGVLQRFERRLEGLVEGAFARAFKSDLQPVEVASAVQREMDERAAIVAQGRTLVPNDFVVELSTTDSERLQVYADSISHELANLAREYAKEQGYSFVGPVRVRFETADDLAVGLFRIRSGVIRGATVEQDEIRQPVSDLPQGRSHVFSGRPRLLVSTQDDPQGQRSFELTTPVTLLGRGTDCDLRLVDPGVSRHHAELRIEGQQVALVDLGSTNGTFVNGQPVRRVELQNGTRVTLGRTTLVFRRD, encoded by the coding sequence GTGGGAGTCCTTCAGCGCTTCGAGCGGCGGCTCGAAGGCTTGGTCGAGGGGGCCTTCGCTCGGGCGTTCAAATCTGACCTTCAGCCGGTGGAGGTGGCCAGCGCCGTCCAGCGCGAGATGGACGAGCGGGCCGCGATCGTCGCCCAAGGTCGGACGCTCGTTCCCAACGACTTCGTGGTGGAGCTGTCGACCACCGACAGCGAGCGCCTGCAGGTGTACGCCGACAGCATCAGCCACGAGCTGGCCAACCTCGCCAGGGAGTACGCCAAGGAGCAGGGCTACTCCTTCGTGGGACCGGTCCGGGTTCGCTTCGAAACCGCCGACGATCTGGCGGTCGGTCTTTTCCGGATCCGCTCGGGGGTGATCCGAGGGGCGACGGTCGAACAGGACGAGATCCGGCAGCCGGTGAGCGATCTGCCTCAGGGACGTTCGCACGTGTTCAGCGGCCGGCCGCGGCTGCTGGTGTCCACCCAGGACGATCCGCAGGGGCAGCGCTCCTTCGAGCTCACCACTCCGGTGACCCTGCTGGGAAGGGGGACCGACTGCGATCTTCGTCTGGTCGATCCGGGGGTTTCCCGTCACCACGCGGAGTTGCGGATCGAGGGACAGCAGGTCGCGCTCGTCGACCTGGGTTCCACGAACGGCACCTTCGTCAACGGCCAGCCGGTTCGCCGGGTTGAGCTCCAGAACGGCACTCGTGTGACGCTGGGGCGCACGACCTTGGTGTTCCGGCGCGATTAG
- a CDS encoding CNNM domain-containing protein, translated as MNLLWASLVGVLLLAGNAFFVAAEFAFVSARRHRLEEMVSGGGRLTRAAARAAVRAGKQLSLMLAAAQLGITLCTLGLGMVTEPAIEHALEPVFAAVGLPESLRLPISLTISLALVTFLHMVVGEMAPKSWALTHPESAVLLLALPFRAFTRVSRPVIGLLNELTNAVLRLVGVRPRDELTSTRTPHQLAMLVGESGRMGLLDREEHDLLTRALRVHQQPVERLMLAIDEAAAVPADADDATVREVARRSGHLRLLVHAGTPADVVGVLHMRDVLTRPGERPAGLARPLPRVPASATIPEAVAALQDARAHLGLVTDAQGAVVGMVSLTDLVGELLDTRRGDRSLMA; from the coding sequence ATGAACCTGCTGTGGGCGAGCCTCGTCGGTGTGCTTCTGCTGGCGGGCAACGCCTTCTTCGTGGCCGCGGAGTTCGCCTTCGTCTCGGCCCGCAGGCACCGCCTGGAGGAGATGGTCTCCGGAGGCGGGCGGCTCACCCGCGCCGCCGCCAGGGCGGCTGTGCGCGCCGGCAAGCAGCTTTCGCTGATGCTGGCCGCCGCCCAGCTCGGCATCACGCTGTGCACGCTGGGCCTGGGCATGGTCACCGAACCGGCGATCGAGCACGCGCTGGAGCCGGTCTTCGCCGCCGTGGGCCTGCCGGAGTCGCTGCGTCTGCCGATCTCCCTGACCATCTCCCTGGCCCTGGTGACGTTCCTGCACATGGTGGTGGGCGAGATGGCGCCGAAATCGTGGGCGCTCACCCACCCCGAGTCCGCGGTGCTGCTGCTCGCCCTGCCGTTCCGCGCGTTCACCCGGGTCTCCCGGCCCGTCATCGGCTTGCTCAACGAGCTGACCAACGCGGTGCTGCGGCTGGTGGGTGTGCGGCCGAGGGACGAGCTGACCTCGACTCGCACGCCGCACCAGCTCGCCATGCTGGTCGGCGAGTCGGGCCGGATGGGACTGCTCGACCGCGAGGAGCATGACCTGCTCACCCGGGCGCTGCGGGTTCACCAGCAGCCGGTCGAGCGGCTCATGCTGGCGATCGATGAGGCCGCGGCCGTACCGGCGGACGCCGACGACGCGACGGTGCGGGAGGTCGCCCGCCGTAGCGGGCACCTGCGCCTGCTGGTGCACGCGGGTACGCCCGCGGACGTGGTCGGCGTGCTGCACATGCGGGACGTCCTGACCCGGCCCGGTGAACGACCGGCCGGACTGGCCCGTCCGCTGCCGCGGGTTCCCGCCTCGGCGACGATCCCCGAGGCGGTCGCCGCGCTCCAGGACGCCCGGGCCCATCTCGGCCTGGTCACCGACGCCCAGGGCGCGGTGGTCGGCATGGTGAGCCTGACGGACCTGGTCGGCGAGCTGCTGGACACCCGGCGGGGAGATCGTTCACTGATGGCGTAA
- a CDS encoding hemolysin family protein codes for MIALGLVALVLLTVLTGYFVAQEFAFVAADRGALREQAEAGDAAAERALKVTERLSFMLSGAQLGITVTALLVSFLAEPAVAAAVRPWLVAAGLPEAAVAGVAVAIGISVATAVQMVLGELAPKNLGIARPETVARWLARSTLVYLAVAGPVIRLFDSSATRLLRSVGVEPVEEVEHGATPEELSRIIAESGASGELPKRLSELLERALEFGDHTAEDVMIPRPRVVLLRADRPVATLLEAVRQSGHSRYPVLGEDDVVGVTGVRELLVSGASEDAKISEITRPALLIPASLPLPAVLERMRAGGDEMACVIDEYGGLAGIITVEDLAEELVGELIDENDPEPPGAVAREHGAWDLPGTLRVDEVERATGLCLPESDDYETVAGLVLARLGRMPEPGDTFTITLVPDGDPLEDDMPAQRAELTVLSVKRRVPEWVRLSPSVPATAGGDAR; via the coding sequence ATGATCGCCCTCGGCCTTGTGGCCCTCGTTCTCCTCACCGTCTTGACGGGCTACTTCGTGGCCCAGGAGTTCGCATTCGTCGCCGCCGACAGGGGAGCGCTGCGCGAACAGGCCGAGGCAGGGGACGCCGCGGCCGAGCGGGCGCTGAAGGTGACGGAACGCCTCTCCTTCATGCTCTCCGGTGCCCAGCTCGGCATCACCGTCACGGCGCTGCTGGTCAGCTTCCTCGCCGAGCCCGCCGTGGCCGCCGCCGTACGCCCGTGGCTGGTCGCCGCCGGGCTCCCCGAGGCGGCCGTGGCCGGGGTGGCGGTGGCCATCGGCATCAGCGTCGCCACGGCCGTGCAGATGGTCCTCGGCGAGCTGGCGCCCAAGAACCTCGGCATCGCCCGGCCGGAGACGGTGGCCAGGTGGCTGGCCCGCTCCACCCTCGTGTACCTCGCCGTGGCGGGGCCTGTGATCAGGCTCTTCGACTCCTCCGCCACCCGGCTGCTGCGCAGCGTCGGCGTGGAGCCGGTCGAGGAGGTCGAGCACGGCGCCACCCCGGAGGAGCTGTCGCGGATCATCGCCGAGTCCGGTGCCTCCGGCGAGCTGCCCAAGCGCCTGTCGGAACTGCTGGAGCGGGCGCTGGAGTTCGGGGACCACACCGCGGAGGACGTCATGATCCCCCGGCCGCGCGTGGTGCTGCTGCGCGCCGACCGCCCGGTGGCCACGCTGCTGGAGGCGGTGCGCCAGTCGGGTCACTCCCGATATCCGGTGCTCGGCGAGGACGACGTGGTCGGCGTGACCGGTGTCCGCGAACTGCTGGTCTCCGGGGCCTCGGAGGACGCGAAGATCTCCGAGATCACCCGTCCCGCCCTGCTGATCCCCGCGTCGCTTCCGCTGCCCGCGGTGCTGGAGCGCATGCGCGCCGGCGGCGACGAGATGGCCTGCGTCATCGACGAGTACGGCGGGCTGGCCGGAATCATCACCGTCGAGGACCTGGCGGAGGAGCTCGTCGGCGAGCTGATCGACGAGAACGATCCGGAGCCTCCCGGCGCGGTGGCCCGCGAGCACGGCGCCTGGGACCTTCCGGGCACGCTGCGCGTGGACGAGGTCGAGCGCGCCACCGGGCTGTGCCTGCCCGAGAGCGACGACTACGAGACCGTCGCGGGCCTGGTTCTGGCCCGGCTGGGGCGCATGCCGGAGCCCGGCGACACGTTCACCATCACGCTCGTTCCCGACGGCGACCCGCTGGAGGACGACATGCCCGCCCAGCGCGCGGAGCTGACTGTCCTGTCGGTCAAACGCCGCGTCCCCGAATGGGTACGGCTGTCGCCGTCCGTTCCCGCCACCGCGGGTGGTGACGCTCGATGA
- a CDS encoding LCP family protein: MRSGRGGPVQPLSGGYGGGRGEGRRRPVGKIVIGVLAALVALLLVGGVGVVFWVNGRLITIDGVLDDYEGRPADTPGENWLLVGSDSRKGLSKAQRKKLATGRAAGQRTDTMMLLHIPEGDHPPTLVSLPRDSLVSIPGKGRNKLNAAYAFGGPTLLVRTVENVTGLRIDNYMEVGFAGFVDIVDAVGGVHICVKQNIKDPKAGINLKKGCQDMDGGTALGYVRTRATGALPDLDRTKRQRQFFSALVKKASSPGVLLNPFTALPLASAATDSVQVDNGTGAFDLLGLGLAMGDSPVTTSVPVASTPTLPGIGSVVQWNREQALKLFGALKEDRPVPKSVLKAAY; encoded by the coding sequence GTGAGGTCCGGTCGCGGCGGTCCCGTCCAGCCGCTGAGCGGCGGTTACGGCGGCGGACGGGGGGAGGGCCGGCGCCGTCCCGTCGGGAAGATCGTCATCGGCGTGCTCGCGGCGCTCGTGGCGCTGCTCCTGGTCGGTGGGGTCGGCGTCGTCTTCTGGGTGAACGGCAGGCTGATCACCATCGACGGCGTGCTCGACGACTACGAGGGACGGCCGGCCGACACCCCGGGCGAGAACTGGCTGCTGGTCGGCTCCGACAGCCGCAAGGGGCTGTCCAAGGCGCAGCGTAAGAAGCTGGCCACCGGCCGGGCCGCGGGCCAGCGCACCGACACGATGATGCTGCTGCACATCCCCGAGGGCGACCACCCGCCGACCCTGGTCAGCCTGCCGCGTGACTCCCTGGTGTCGATCCCCGGCAAGGGGCGCAACAAGCTCAACGCCGCCTACGCCTTCGGCGGGCCCACCCTGCTCGTGCGGACGGTCGAGAACGTGACCGGCCTGCGCATCGACAACTACATGGAGGTGGGGTTCGCCGGATTCGTGGACATCGTCGACGCCGTGGGCGGGGTGCACATCTGCGTCAAGCAGAACATCAAGGACCCCAAGGCCGGGATCAACCTCAAGAAGGGCTGCCAGGACATGGACGGCGGCACCGCCCTCGGCTACGTCCGTACCCGGGCCACCGGCGCCCTGCCCGACCTGGACCGCACCAAGCGGCAGCGGCAGTTCTTCAGCGCCCTGGTGAAGAAGGCGTCCAGCCCCGGCGTGCTGCTCAACCCGTTCACCGCGCTGCCGCTCGCCTCGGCCGCGACCGACTCGGTCCAGGTGGACAACGGCACCGGCGCCTTCGACCTGCTCGGCCTGGGCCTGGCGATGGGGGATTCGCCGGTCACCACCAGTGTCCCCGTCGCCTCCACGCCGACCCTGCCCGGCATCGGTTCGGTGGTCCAGTGGAACCGCGAGCAGGCGCTGAAGCTGTTCGGGGCGCTGAAGGAGGACCGGCCGGTGCCGAAGAGCGTGCTGAAGGCGGCGTACTGA
- a CDS encoding TenA family protein: MRLSEELQAIGRPMLDAQLAHPTVVGIGKGDLPEPVFRSWLEQDYLFLLDYVRVFSRLAWQAPDAHLGDLVDLAHATFHEELDLHRSLSAEFGANLGGVEKGPACAAYTRFLLEAAANYGEGLAALYPCMWGYSTLGKILAQSPPEEPRYRAWVDTYASPDFAALAARIGEMIDEAAPDPDRAKALFREGMEHELAFWDVP, from the coding sequence ATGCGACTTTCGGAGGAATTGCAGGCCATCGGTCGCCCGATGCTCGACGCGCAGCTCGCCCACCCGACCGTCGTCGGGATCGGCAAGGGCGACCTGCCCGAGCCGGTGTTCCGTTCCTGGCTTGAGCAGGACTACCTCTTCCTGCTCGACTACGTGCGGGTCTTCTCCCGGCTCGCCTGGCAGGCCCCCGACGCCCACCTCGGCGACCTGGTCGACCTGGCGCACGCCACCTTCCACGAGGAGCTGGACCTCCACCGTTCGCTGTCGGCGGAGTTCGGAGCCAACCTGGGAGGCGTCGAGAAAGGGCCTGCCTGCGCCGCCTACACCCGTTTTCTCCTTGAAGCCGCGGCGAACTACGGCGAGGGCCTCGCGGCGCTGTACCCGTGCATGTGGGGGTACTCCACGCTGGGCAAGATCCTGGCCCAGTCCCCGCCCGAGGAGCCGCGTTACCGCGCCTGGGTGGACACCTACGCCTCCCCCGATTTCGCGGCGCTGGCGGCCAGGATCGGCGAGATGATCGACGAGGCCGCCCCCGACCCGGACCGGGCCAAGGCCCTCTTCCGTGAGGGAATGGAGCACGAGCTCGCCTTCTGGGACGTGCCTTGA
- a CDS encoding rhodanese-like domain-containing protein produces the protein MNVPEVEVRAVPGDAFLLDVREPEEWQAGHAPAAAHIPLMQLPQRLDEVPTDVPVYVICRSGHRSAHATAWLNRNGRDATNVEGGMQAWAAAGREMTAENGGEPYVA, from the coding sequence ATGAACGTTCCCGAGGTCGAGGTGCGGGCTGTGCCCGGCGACGCTTTCCTGCTCGATGTCCGCGAGCCGGAGGAGTGGCAGGCGGGACACGCGCCCGCCGCCGCGCACATTCCGCTCATGCAGCTTCCGCAGCGCCTCGACGAGGTCCCCACGGACGTGCCCGTGTACGTGATCTGCCGTTCCGGCCACCGTTCGGCGCACGCCACGGCGTGGCTGAACCGGAACGGCCGGGACGCGACGAACGTGGAGGGCGGCATGCAGGCGTGGGCCGCCGCCGGGCGCGAGATGACCGCGGAGAACGGCGGGGAGCCGTACGTGGCGTGA
- a CDS encoding methylated-DNA--[protein]-cysteine S-methyltransferase, protein MVSGAGELDALLRITSPTYRGGRPPDVAFGTTQTPVGPLVLAVTGRGVVSCSYDDEDVVFERISREVGRFIGPDARRLDPVRRELDAYFAGRLRAFTTPVDLRLATPFARTVLQMLMSVPFGATTTYGELARRIGRPRALRAVGNALAANPVCVIVPCHRVVEDDGGLGGYAGGAAAKERLLRLEGVIRGH, encoded by the coding sequence GTGGTGTCTGGAGCAGGCGAGCTCGACGCTCTGCTGCGGATCACCTCGCCCACTTACCGAGGCGGGAGGCCGCCGGATGTCGCCTTCGGCACCACGCAGACACCGGTCGGTCCTCTCGTGCTCGCCGTGACCGGCCGAGGCGTCGTGTCGTGCAGCTACGACGACGAGGATGTCGTGTTCGAGCGCATCTCCCGCGAGGTCGGCCGGTTCATCGGCCCGGACGCCCGTAGGCTCGACCCGGTGCGGCGGGAGCTGGACGCGTACTTCGCCGGGCGGCTACGCGCCTTCACCACGCCGGTCGATCTGCGTCTGGCCACGCCGTTCGCGCGCACGGTGCTGCAGATGCTGATGTCCGTGCCGTTCGGCGCCACCACGACGTACGGGGAGCTGGCCCGGCGCATCGGCCGTCCGCGGGCGCTGCGCGCGGTCGGCAACGCGCTGGCGGCCAACCCCGTGTGCGTGATCGTGCCCTGCCACCGGGTGGTGGAGGACGACGGCGGCCTGGGCGGTTACGCCGGCGGCGCCGCCGCGAAGGAGCGTCTGCTCCGCCTCGAGGGCGTCATAAGGGGCCACTGA